AGCTACGGGGCCCAAGGGCGCACCATTGGAGAGATCGTCTTCTCCACCGGGATGACCGGGTACCAGGAAACACTGACCGATCCCTCCTACCACCGCCAGATCGTCGTGCAGACCGCGCCACACATCGGTAACACCGGGGTCAACGACGAGGACGCCGAGTCGGACCGTATCTGGGTGGCCGGCTACGTCGTACGCGAGCCTGCTCGGCGGGCCTCCAGCTGGCGCTCCCGTCGGGAGCTGGAGGACGATCTGCGTGACGCCGGCATCGTTGGCCTCTGCGAGGTCGACACCCGGGCCCTGACCCGGCATCTGCGCGAGGCGGGTGCGATGCGTGGCGGCATCTTCTCCGGGGACGCCCTGCCTGCCGGAGGCACTGACCCCGGTGGTCCCAGCCAGGCCTGCATCGACATCTGCCTGGAGGCCGTGCGCAGCGAACCGCCCATGAGCGGCCGCGCCCTGGCCGCCGAGGTGACCACTCCCTCCGGCTACGTCGTCGAGCCCACCGGACCGGCCGAGGGACAGGAGCCGGTCGCGGTGCTGGTCGCCATCGACCTGGGCATCAAGTCCCGCACCCCGTGGCAGTTCGCCGAGCGCGGCGTACGCGTCCACGTCCTGCCCCAGTCCACGACTCTGTCCGAGATTCTTGCCCTCAGACCCGATGGCGTCCTGTTCTCCAACGGCCCCGGAGACCCGGGGACAGCCGACGCCGAGATCGAGCTCCTGCGAGGCGTCCTCGACGCACGCATTCCCTTCTTCGGCATTTGCTTGGGCAATCAGCTCCTGGGACGTGCCCTGGGCTACGGCACCTACAAGCTCGCTTACGGGCACCGCGGTGTCAACCAGCCCGTTGTGGACCGCGCCACCGGAAAGGTGGAGATCACGGCCCACAACCACGGCTTCGCCGTCGACGCCCCCATCGATGAGCCCTCCGTCGCCCCCTTCGACAACGGTCGCTACGGCCGGGTGGAGGTCTCCCACCTGGGACTCAATGACGGTGTGGTTGAAGGGCTACGGGCGCTGGATCTGCCGGCCTTCTCCGTCCAGTACCACCCCGAGGCCGCTGCTGGACCCCATGACGCCGAGCACCTCTTCGACCGATTCATCCGCCTCATGCGGGAGCACCGCCGGGGCCAGGACCGCGAGGACACGAACTGACATGCCTGCTCGCCCTGATATCGGCTCCGTCCTGGTCATCGGATCGGGCCCCATCGTCATCGGACAGGCCTGCGAGTTCGACTACTCCGGCACCCAGGCCTGCCGCGTCCTGCGCGCTGAGGGAATCCGCGTCATTCTGGTCAACTCCAACCCGGCCACGATCATGACCGACCCCGACGTCGCCGACGCCACCTATATCGAGCCGATCACCCCCGAGGTGCTGACTACCATCATCGCCAAGGAACGGCCCGACGCCCTCCTGCCCACCCTGGGCGGGCAGACCGCCCTCAACGCCGCCATGAGCCTGGTCGAGCGGGGCGTGCTCGATGAGTACGACGTCGAGCTCATCGGCGCCTCCGCCGCGGCCATCAACGCCGGGGAGGACCGTGACGAGTTCAAGGACGTCGTCGAGCGTTGTGGCGCCGAGGTCGCCCGCAGCGTCATCGCCCACACCATGGATGAGTGCCGCGCCGGGGTCGATGCCCTGGGTGGATACCCGGTCGTCGTGCGCCCCTCCTTCACGATGGGCGGCCTGGGCAGCGGTGTCGCCTTCAATGACTCGGACCTGCATCGCATCGCCGGGGCGGGTCTGGCGGCCTCCCGCACCACCGAGGTCCTCCTGGAGGAGTCGATCCTGGGCTGGAAGGAGTACGAGCTCGAGCTCATGCGCGACACCGCCGACAACGTGGTGGTCGTGTGCTCCATCGAGAACGTCGACCCTGTGGGAGTGCACACCGGCGACTCCATCACGGTCGCCCCGGCCCTGACCCTCACCGACCGCGAGCTCCAGAGGCTGCGGGACATCGGCATCGCCGTCATCCGGGAGGTCGGGGTCGATACCGGTGGCTGCAACATCCAGTTCGCCGTCGACCCGGCCACCGGCAGGATCATCGTCATCGAGATGAACCCCCGCGTCTCGAGGTCCTCAGCCCTGGCCTCGAAGGCCACCGGCTTCCCGATCGCCAAGATCGCCGCACGCCTGGCCGTGGGGTACACGCTCGACGAGATCCCCAACGACATCACCGGCTCCACCCCGGCCTCCTTCGAACCGACCCTGGACTACGTGGTCGTCAAGGTGCCGCGCTTCGCCTTCGAGAAGTTCCGGGGCGCTGACCCCCGGCTCACCACCACCATGAAATCGGTTGGCGAGGCCATGGCGATCGGTCGGTCCTATACAGAAGCCCTCCAGAAGGCCTTACGCTCTCTGGACAAGAAGGGAACCGCCTTCCACTGGGACGGACCGGCGCCCAGCCAGCAGCAGACCGCTGAGCTGCTGAAGTCCATCGCCGTGCCCACCGAGCACCGGCTGGTCGACCTCCAGCAGGCCGTGCGCGGCGGAGCCACGATTGCCCAGCTCCACGAGGCCACCCGCATCGACCCCTGGTTCCTGGACCAGATGCTGCTTCTTGAGGAGGTGGCCCAAGAGGTCAAGGGCGCATCCGCGCTCACTGCGGACGTCCTGACCCTGGCCAAGCGCCACGGCTTCTCTGACGTCCAGGTCGCCTCCCTGCGCGGCATCAGCGAGGACACGGTGCGAGAGGTCCGCCATGCCTTCGGCCTGCGGCCCGTCTACAAGACCGTTGACACCTGCGCCGCCGAGTTCGCCTCACGCACCCCCTACCTCTACTCCAGCTACGACCTGGAGACCGAGGTGGCATCCCGCGAGCGTGAGGCCGTCATCATCCTGGGCTCGGGACCCAACCGGATCGGCCAGGGCATTGAGTTCGACTACTCCTGTGTTCACGCCGCGATGGCCCTGTCCGATCGCTACGAGACCGTCATGGTCAACTGCAACCCTGAGACCGTCTCCACCGACTACGACATCTCCGACCGGCTCTACTTCGAGCCTCTGACCTTCGAGGACGTCATCGAGATTTACGAGGCCGAGCTGGCAGCCGGACCCGTGACCGGTGTCATCGTCCAGCTCGGTGGTCAGACACCGCTGTCCTTGGCGGCCAGACTGGCCAAGGCCGGGGTGCCGATCCTGGGAACGAGTCCCGAGGCGATCGACGCCGCCGAGGACCGCGAGGCCTTCGGCACCGTTCTTCAGCGCGCAGGCCTTCCCGCACCAGCGCACGGCACCGCTCTGAGCGACGAGCAGGCGCGCTCGGTCGCCCAGAATATTGGCTATCCGGTCCTGGTGCGCCCCAGCTACGTGCTCGGCGGCCGCGGTATGGAGATCGTCTACGACGCTCAGGGACTCGACGACTATCTCCAACGCGCAGGTCTTGAGCCCGGAGGCGTCTACGGGACCGGGCCACTACTCATCGACCGTTTCCTCGACGACGCCATCGAGATCGATGTCGACGCCCTTTATGACGGCAGCGAGCTGTTCCTCGGCGGCGTCATGGAGCACATCGAGGAGGCCGGTATCCACTCCGGTGACTCCGCCTGCGTCATGCCACCCATGACCCTGTCCGACACGGAGATCGCTCGCATCCGACGCTCCACCGAGGCGATCGCCAAAGGCGTGGGCGTGCAGGGGCTGCTCAACATCCAGTTCGCCCTGGTCTCCGACGTTCTCTACGTCATCGAGGCCAACCCCCGGGCCTCGCGCACAGTCCCCTTCGTCTCGAAGGCATCCGGTGTGCAGCTCGCCAAGGCGGCGGCCCTCATCATGACGGGGGAGACGATCGCCTCGCTCAGGCGCTCCGGTCACCTGCCCGAGGTCGATGCCGCCGTCACCGATCCCGATGACCCGATCGCCGTCAAGGAGGCGGTCCTGCCCTTCAAACGGTTCCGTACCACCGAGGGCCGCGTGGTCGACACGATCCTGGGGCCGGAGATGCGTTCCACCGGTGAGGTCATGGGCTACGACGTGGACTTCCCGCGGGCCTTCGCCAAGTCCCAGGCCGGTGCCTACGGTGGCTTACCATGCGAGGGCACGCTGTTCGTGTCGGTGGCCGACCGGGACAAGCGGGCCATCATCCTGCCGGTGGCTCGGCTCGCGGAGCTCGGCTTCACGGTCCTGGCCACGACTGGGACCGCACAGGTGCTGCGCCGCAACGGGATCGACGCCATTGCGGTGCGCAAGATCAGCCAGGGCGTTGGCGACCACGGCGAGCAGACGATCGCCGAGCTCATCGAGTGCGGGGCCATCGACATGGTGGTCAACACCCCCAAGGGCCAGGGTGCCCGTGCCGACGGGTACTCCATCCGCGCGGCCACCACCGGTGCCGACCGTCCCATCATCACCACCGTCCAACAGCTTCAGGCAGCGGTCCAGGCCCTCGAGGCCCAGCTGCGCGGTCCCTTCCAGGTTCGCAGCCTCCAGGAGCACATCGCCGACCGCCGATCCCGGCGAGACCCGGTGTCCGAGCCCCACCCCGTGGCCCCCGTTGACGACAAGGAGACCAGATGAGTTCCACGGCCACTCACCAGACCAGTCGACGCCCCTTCGGAGCCCGCCTGGCGGACGCCATGGACGACCACGGGCCCCTGTGCGTCGGCATCGACCCCCACCCGAGTCTGCTCGAGGCCTGGGGCCTGGCGGACTCGGCCGCAGGCCTGCGGGACTTCTCACTGCGGACCGTTGACGCGGTCGGAGGACACGTGGCTGCCGTCAAGCCGCAGTCCGCATTCTTCGAGCGACACGGCAGCGCCGGGATCGCGGTCCTCGAGGAGACCCTGGCGGCCCTGCGCGACCTGGGCACCTTGTCCATTCTCGACGTCAAGCGCGGGGATATCGGTTCCACCATGGCTGGATACGCCCAGGCCTACCTGTCCGACGACGCTCCTCTGGCCGCCGACTCCATCACTGTCTCGCCCTACCTGGGCTACGGGTCCCTGACTCCTGCGCTCAACCTCGCTGAGGCCAGCGGTCGGGGCGTCTTCGTCCTGGCCCTGACCTCCAATCCGGAAGGAGCCGGCGTCCAGCACGCCGTCAACGGGGATCAGGCGGTGGCTGCCGGCATCGTGGAGGGTGTGACCGCGTCCAACGCCCAAGCCCGTGGCGAAGACAGGCTCGGTTGCATCGGGCTGGTCATCGGGGCCACCGTCGGCGGGGCCGTCTCCGACCTGGGAATCGACCTGCAGCGCGCCAATGGCCCGTTGCTGGCGCCAGGGGTCGGCGCCCAGGGAGCAAGGCCGGCTGAGCTGGAGGCCGTTTTCGGGGCGGCTCGCCGTCAGGTCCTGGCCTCCACCTCACGCGGGGTTCTCAAGAACGGGCCCTCCATCGAGGCACTGCGAAAAGCCGCGTCGGCTTCTTCCTACGAGGCGGCAACAGCCCTGCGTTGAGTCTTCAGGTGCTGCAGCCCGCCTCGGATTAAGGGTGTGTGGGGAAACACGAAGTCTGTTGTGGAATATGGGCCCCTGCGAATGCGAGTGCACCTAACCCGACTTATGCTCGTGGTGCGGGTCACTGGTATTCGACCGGGAGGAGACACACCATGACGCTTCCAACGCTGACACCCGAGCAACGGGCTCAGGCACTGGAGAAGGCGGCTGCGGCGCGATCGCATCGCGCCCGTATCAAGTCCGAGCTCAAGAGCGGGGAGCTCAAGCTCTCCGAGTTCTTCACCGCCTCAGAGACAGATGATGTCCTGGGCAAGATGAAGGTCAGGGCGCTGCTCGTCTCACTGCCACGTGTGGGGACCACAACTGCTGACGCCATCCTTGCTGACGTGCATATCGCTGAGTCCCGGCGGGTGCGCGGACTGGGGGCGAACCAGAGGGCGGCGCTGGTGGAGCGCTTCGGCTAGGAACACCGTTCAGGCACAGGGTCGTGCCGGCGGGTCCTGATAGGCCATGATGTGGCCATGACCGACATTGCTGCCACAGACCCGTCCGCCCCTGTGCTCGCCTGCCTCACAGTTCTGGCCGGCCCCACTGCGGTGGGTAAGGGCACTGTCGTCACCGAGCTGCGCAGACGCCATCCAGACCTGTTCGTCTCGGTCTCGGCCACCACCCGTCAGCCTCGTCCCGGTGAGATCGACGGCGTGCACTACCACTTCGTCAGCGATGGAGACTTCGACTCGCTCGTCGCCAGTGGCCAGATGCTGGAGTGGGCCCTGGTTCACGGCGCGTATCGCTATGGCACCCCCCGAGGCCCGGTCCAGGATCGGCTCAATGCCGGATTCCCTGCACTGCTGGAGATCGACCTGGACGGTGCCCGGCAGGTGCGTCAAGCGATGCCCGAGGCCCGCCTCGTCTTCCTCGCGCCGCCGAGCTGGGACGAGCTCGTTCGCAGGCTCGTCGGACGCGGTACCGAGGACGCCCAGGAGCGGGAGCGGCGCCTGGTCACAGCGCGCACAGAGCTGGACGCGGCCGGCGAGTTCGACCACGTCGTCATCAACGATACCGTGGCGAGCGCCACCGCAGAGCTGGAGAGACTCATGGGATTGGGCAGTTAGAATAACGTGGCTCTGAACTATCGAGATTGAACCGGAGGCATGCACATGCTCGGAACCTCTCCCCGGCCCGAGGGCATCACCAACCCGCCGATCGACGACCTTTTGGAGAAAGTCGACTCCAAGTACGGGCTCGTGGTGGAGGCCGCCAAGCGCGCCCGCCAGATCAACACCTACACTCAGCAGCTCGAGGACAACCAGTTCGAGTTCTTCGGTCCGCTGGTCGACTCCGAGGTCGGCGAGAAGTCTCTGGGCATCGCGCTGCGTGAGATCGCCGAGGACAAGCTTGAGGTCATTCCCGGGGACGTGGCTCGCGCCCGCCGCGCCGAGGCCGAGGAGGCCCGTCGAGCCGCGGAGGCCGACATGTTCAGCGACATCTCGCTGGATTCTCCGGTCTCCCTCGAGGGCGGCGAGACTCCCACCAGCCTCGACGACATCCAGTTCTGAGCCGGGCTCGCCATGGACGAGCCGCACACTGCTGCGAGTCAACGCGCCGTGACCGCTTTTGAGCGGCCACGGCGCGTCGTCGTCGGCGTGGCCGGGTCGATCGCCGCCTACAAGGCCCCCTTCGTCATTCGACTGCTGCGTCAGGCCGGGCACGAGGTCAAGGTCGTGGCCACCGAGTCGGCGCTGCGGTTCATTGGTGCTCCGGCACTGGCGGCGGTCAGCGGCCGGGCCGTATCCACCGGGGTCTTCGACGACCCCGCTGCGGTTGAGCACGTGTCCGTGGCTGAATGGGCCGAGCTCGTCGTGGTCGCTCCGGCCTCGGCAGATCTGCTTGCACGGGTGCGGGCAGGGCGGGCCGACGACATGCTCACCGCGACGATACTGACCTGCCAGGCCCCCGTCGTCCTGGCTCCGGCCATGCACACCCAGATGTGGGTCAACCCCGCCACCCGGGAGAACGTGGCAGTGCTGCGTGAGCGCGGTCTGACGGTCATCGAGCCGGACAGCGGGCGCCTGACCGGCAAGGACTCCGGAGTGGGCCGGATGCCCGAACCCGAGCAGATCGTGTCGCAGGCCCTGGCTACCCTGACGCAGCCAGTCGCCGAGGGCGCGGCAGCGCAGGACGCCCTGGGGGAGAAGAATAGGCGTTTGGAGGGCCGGCACCTCGTCATCTCCGCGGGCGGCACACGCGAGCCCATCGATCCGGTGAGGTACCTCGGTAACCGCTCCTCAGGGCACCAGGGCTGCGCACTGGCGGTGGCCGCCGTCGAGCGGGGAGCCCGCGTCACCTTGGTGCAGGCGCACGTGGCCTCCGACCTGCTCAACGCCCTGCCGGCGGAGGTGAGCGTCGTTGCCGCCGGTACCGCCTCTGACATGCTCCGCGCCGTGCGCGAGAGTGCGCGAGACGCCGACGCCGTCATCATGGCAGCAGCTGTCGCCGACTACCGGCCCGTCACCGTGGCCGCCACCAAGCTCAAGAAGCAGGCACCCGCCGGAGCGAATCACCTCAGCGAACCGGTCATGTCCATTGAGCTCACCACCAACCCGGACATCCTGGTCGGGCTGGTGAGCGACCCACCTCGGCCCGGCCAGATCATCGTCGGATTCGCCGCCGAGACCGGGGACGAGAACGGTGACGTACTCTTCCACGGCAGAGCCAAGGCTCGCCGCAAAGGGGCTCATCTTCTGGCAGTCAACGCGGTGGGGGAGGAGCTCGGCTTCGGAGACGTCCCCAATGCCGTCGTCGTCCTGGATGCCGACGGCACGGAGGTGGCGCGGGGACAGGGCAGCAAGATGGAGGTCGCGCGCCTTCTCATCTCCCTGACTGCCGACCTCGTGGATGCGACCTGAGGCCCAGATTCCGCATTTTCGTGGGTAACGCCACGACGGATCAGTTCCGGCGGTGACTACGATGGGCGGGTGAGTTCCTCCTTACGTCTGTTCACGTCCGAGTCGGTCACTGAAGGACACCCGGACAAGATCTGCGACCGTGTCTCTGACGCGATCCTCGACGCCATCCTCGAGCAGGACCCCACCGCACGCGTCGCGGTCGAGACGATGGTGACGACAGGCCTGGTGCACGTGGCCGGAGAAGTTACCACTGAGAGGGCCTACGTCGAGATCCCCGAAATCGTTCGCCAGGAGATCTCCGCCATCGGCTACACCTCCTCAGATGTCTGCTTCGACGCCCGTTCCTGTGGTGTGTCGGTATCGATCGGGCAGCAGTCCGCGGACATCGCAGCCGGAGTGGACAAGTCCCTTCAGGCCCGCCGGGATGACACGGACATCGACCCCCTCGACCTGCAGGGTGCCGGAGACCAGGGGCTCATGTTCGGCTACGCCTGCGACGACACCGCGGCCCTCATGCCTCTGCCCATCCACCTGGCGCATCGTCTTGCGGAGCGTCTGGCCGCAGTGCGCAAGCAGGGTATTGTCCCGGGACTGCGCCCCGACGGTAAGACCCAGGTGACGATTGGCTATGACGGCCAGCGTCCGGTGAGCCTGCACAACCTGGTCATCTCCACCCAGCACGACGCGGACCGCACGCGTGCCTGGCTCACTGACGCTCTGCGCACGGAGGTCATCGATCCGGTGCTGGCCGCTGAGGCCGAGGCCGGTACCGATCTCGGCACCGCCCACACCGAGGTCCTCATCAATCCCTCGGGGCAGTTCGTCATCGGTGGTCCGGCGGGTGACGCCGGGCTGACGGGACGCAAGATCATCGTGGACACCTACGGCGGGATGGCCCGTCACGGCGGGGGCGCCTTCTCCGGCAAGGATCCCTCGAAGGTGGACCGCTCCGCCAGTTACGCCATGCGTTGGGTCGCCAAGAACGTCGTCGCAGCGGGGCTGGCCAGAAGGTGCGAGATTCAGGTGGCCTACGCCATCGGCTCTGCTCACCCCGTGGGCGTCTACGTGGAGACATTCGGGACGGCGACTGTTCCTGAGGAGCGCATCATGAAGGCCGTCAACGAGGTCTTCGACCTTCGTCCGGCCGCCATTGTGCGCGACCTCGACCTGCTGCGTCCCATCTACCGCGCCACCAGCTCCTACGGCCACTTCGGGCGCCCCGGCTTCAGCTGGGAGGCCACCGACCGCGTCGAGGCCCTGCGCCAGGCCGTCTGAGTCCGGCGTGCTCGGGGCGGGAGACTTCCGAAGGCTTGTATGGCAACCGGCTACGATGACGCCGTTTCCGCCTCCGGTGAGTGGGAGGAGACCGCACGTGGTCACGGGGTAAGCAGGCAGGGCGAGCTGCTGGAACTGCCGGAGCCCGGTCAGCGCACGGTGACGGTGGCCGGAGTCCACAACCCCGTGGCGAGGGTTCTCCTGGACTCCCCGGTGCCTCATCTCGACCGCACCTTCGACTACCTAGTGCCTGCGGCGATGGCGCAGCAGGCCCTGCCCGGTACCCGGGTCATGGTTCGCTTCGGCGAGCAGGAGATGCGCGGATGGATCTGGGAACGGGGGTCCACGACGACCCATATCGGCCGGCTGTCTGCTCTGCGCCGAGTGGTCTCCGACCTCCCGGTCCTGCCGGAAGGCTCACGCCGCCTCATTGAGGCCGTCGCCTCCCGTAGCTGTGGGACACGTTCCGACGTCGTCCGGCTTGCGGTTCCCGCCAGGCACGCCACCACTGAGAAGGCTGAGAGGAACAAGGGTCCCCTCGACCTTGCAACCTGGGAACCGCTGTCCTCGAGCGACCATGGCTGGCAACCTTACGACGGCGGCGAGGAGTTCCTGAAACGGTTGGCCCACGGTGAGGCACCACGCGCGGTCTGGTCCGCCCTGCCCGCGCCGCAGCAGCGGCCGCCCGCGACATGTTCGGCGGGGGACGATGGCAGCTCCGTCCCAGCGGTTTCTCCGTGGCAGCTGTGCCTGGCTCAAGCCGTCCAGGCCACTTTGGCGAGCTCCCGCAGCGCGGTCATCGTCGTCGCCACGACTCATCAGGCTGAGACCCTCGCTGCCCGGCTCAGGCATAACCTGGAGGGGGAACCGGTGGTGGTGCTCTCTGCTGAGCATGGGCCGGCACGCCGTTACCGGGCGTTTCTGGCTCTGCTGCTGGGGCGAGCCCGGGTGGTCGTCGGCACCAGGGCGGCGGCCTTCGCCCCGGTGCACCGGCTTGGGCTGGCGGTCGTCTGGGACGACGGGGACAACCGGTTGGAGGAGCCCCACGCCCCCTACTGTCACGCCCGCACAGTACTCGCCCTGCGCTCAACGTTGGAGAGTGCCGGACTGCTCATCGGCGGATTCACCCGCTCCGTGGAGGCGCACTCGCTCGTGGAGCAAGGATGGTGCCAGAACCTGGCGGCACCCCGCCACGTTGTGCGCGCTGCGGTGCCTCGGGTGGAGGTCCCTGGCCCAGCTGAGCTGGACCGGGAGGGCGCGTCCGGAGCAGCCCGCATCCCTTCCCTCGCCCATCGAGCGCTGCGGAGCGCTTTGCAGGACGGACCAGTGCTCGTTCAGGTGCCACGTGCCGGCTACGCGCCGTTGGTGGCCTGTGCCCGATGCCGTACAGCCGCACACTGCACTGTCTGTGGCGGTCCGCTGGCGATGGACCAACGGGGGCGTACCTCCTGCCGTTGGTGCGCTCGCACGGTGGGGCAGTGGGACTGCCCCGAGTGCGGCGGCCATGGACTGAGGATGGCGACGGTTGGATCGACGCGCACGGGTGAGGAGCTGGGGCGGGCCTTTCCCGGCGTCCCCGTGGTGGTCTCGGGAGCGAGGGAGGCCCACGGCGTCATCGACGAGGTAGACGGCACGCCACGTCTTGTGGTGGCGACGCCCGGGGCGGAGCCGGTGGCCGAGGGCGGATACCGGGCCATTCTGCTGCTCGACGGCGGCGCGCTGTCCTCCCGTCCCGATCTTGGTGCTGCCAGCGAAGCGTTGCGCCAGTGGTCCAATGCCGTGGTGTTGGCGGCACCGTCAGCCCGTGTCGTTCTCCTGGGCG
This region of Actinomyces oris genomic DNA includes:
- the carA gene encoding glutamine-hydrolyzing carbamoyl-phosphate synthase small subunit, whose amino-acid sequence is MPELSHRPAALLVLEDGWALRGRSYGAQGRTIGEIVFSTGMTGYQETLTDPSYHRQIVVQTAPHIGNTGVNDEDAESDRIWVAGYVVREPARRASSWRSRRELEDDLRDAGIVGLCEVDTRALTRHLREAGAMRGGIFSGDALPAGGTDPGGPSQACIDICLEAVRSEPPMSGRALAAEVTTPSGYVVEPTGPAEGQEPVAVLVAIDLGIKSRTPWQFAERGVRVHVLPQSTTLSEILALRPDGVLFSNGPGDPGTADAEIELLRGVLDARIPFFGICLGNQLLGRALGYGTYKLAYGHRGVNQPVVDRATGKVEITAHNHGFAVDAPIDEPSVAPFDNGRYGRVEVSHLGLNDGVVEGLRALDLPAFSVQYHPEAAAGPHDAEHLFDRFIRLMREHRRGQDREDTN
- the carB gene encoding carbamoyl-phosphate synthase large subunit; translated protein: MPARPDIGSVLVIGSGPIVIGQACEFDYSGTQACRVLRAEGIRVILVNSNPATIMTDPDVADATYIEPITPEVLTTIIAKERPDALLPTLGGQTALNAAMSLVERGVLDEYDVELIGASAAAINAGEDRDEFKDVVERCGAEVARSVIAHTMDECRAGVDALGGYPVVVRPSFTMGGLGSGVAFNDSDLHRIAGAGLAASRTTEVLLEESILGWKEYELELMRDTADNVVVVCSIENVDPVGVHTGDSITVAPALTLTDRELQRLRDIGIAVIREVGVDTGGCNIQFAVDPATGRIIVIEMNPRVSRSSALASKATGFPIAKIAARLAVGYTLDEIPNDITGSTPASFEPTLDYVVVKVPRFAFEKFRGADPRLTTTMKSVGEAMAIGRSYTEALQKALRSLDKKGTAFHWDGPAPSQQQTAELLKSIAVPTEHRLVDLQQAVRGGATIAQLHEATRIDPWFLDQMLLLEEVAQEVKGASALTADVLTLAKRHGFSDVQVASLRGISEDTVREVRHAFGLRPVYKTVDTCAAEFASRTPYLYSSYDLETEVASREREAVIILGSGPNRIGQGIEFDYSCVHAAMALSDRYETVMVNCNPETVSTDYDISDRLYFEPLTFEDVIEIYEAELAAGPVTGVIVQLGGQTPLSLAARLAKAGVPILGTSPEAIDAAEDREAFGTVLQRAGLPAPAHGTALSDEQARSVAQNIGYPVLVRPSYVLGGRGMEIVYDAQGLDDYLQRAGLEPGGVYGTGPLLIDRFLDDAIEIDVDALYDGSELFLGGVMEHIEEAGIHSGDSACVMPPMTLSDTEIARIRRSTEAIAKGVGVQGLLNIQFALVSDVLYVIEANPRASRTVPFVSKASGVQLAKAAALIMTGETIASLRRSGHLPEVDAAVTDPDDPIAVKEAVLPFKRFRTTEGRVVDTILGPEMRSTGEVMGYDVDFPRAFAKSQAGAYGGLPCEGTLFVSVADRDKRAIILPVARLAELGFTVLATTGTAQVLRRNGIDAIAVRKISQGVGDHGEQTIAELIECGAIDMVVNTPKGQGARADGYSIRAATTGADRPIITTVQQLQAAVQALEAQLRGPFQVRSLQEHIADRRSRRDPVSEPHPVAPVDDKETR
- the pyrF gene encoding orotidine-5'-phosphate decarboxylase: MSSTATHQTSRRPFGARLADAMDDHGPLCVGIDPHPSLLEAWGLADSAAGLRDFSLRTVDAVGGHVAAVKPQSAFFERHGSAGIAVLEETLAALRDLGTLSILDVKRGDIGSTMAGYAQAYLSDDAPLAADSITVSPYLGYGSLTPALNLAEASGRGVFVLALTSNPEGAGVQHAVNGDQAVAAGIVEGVTASNAQARGEDRLGCIGLVIGATVGGAVSDLGIDLQRANGPLLAPGVGAQGARPAELEAVFGAARRQVLASTSRGVLKNGPSIEALRKAASASSYEAATALR
- the mihF gene encoding integration host factor, actinobacterial type; translated protein: MTLPTLTPEQRAQALEKAAAARSHRARIKSELKSGELKLSEFFTASETDDVLGKMKVRALLVSLPRVGTTTADAILADVHIAESRRVRGLGANQRAALVERFG
- the gmk gene encoding guanylate kinase → MTDIAATDPSAPVLACLTVLAGPTAVGKGTVVTELRRRHPDLFVSVSATTRQPRPGEIDGVHYHFVSDGDFDSLVASGQMLEWALVHGAYRYGTPRGPVQDRLNAGFPALLEIDLDGARQVRQAMPEARLVFLAPPSWDELVRRLVGRGTEDAQERERRLVTARTELDAAGEFDHVVINDTVASATAELERLMGLGS
- the rpoZ gene encoding DNA-directed RNA polymerase subunit omega; amino-acid sequence: MLGTSPRPEGITNPPIDDLLEKVDSKYGLVVEAAKRARQINTYTQQLEDNQFEFFGPLVDSEVGEKSLGIALREIAEDKLEVIPGDVARARRAEAEEARRAAEADMFSDISLDSPVSLEGGETPTSLDDIQF
- the coaBC gene encoding bifunctional phosphopantothenoylcysteine decarboxylase/phosphopantothenate--cysteine ligase CoaBC; the protein is MDEPHTAASQRAVTAFERPRRVVVGVAGSIAAYKAPFVIRLLRQAGHEVKVVATESALRFIGAPALAAVSGRAVSTGVFDDPAAVEHVSVAEWAELVVVAPASADLLARVRAGRADDMLTATILTCQAPVVLAPAMHTQMWVNPATRENVAVLRERGLTVIEPDSGRLTGKDSGVGRMPEPEQIVSQALATLTQPVAEGAAAQDALGEKNRRLEGRHLVISAGGTREPIDPVRYLGNRSSGHQGCALAVAAVERGARVTLVQAHVASDLLNALPAEVSVVAAGTASDMLRAVRESARDADAVIMAAAVADYRPVTVAATKLKKQAPAGANHLSEPVMSIELTTNPDILVGLVSDPPRPGQIIVGFAAETGDENGDVLFHGRAKARRKGAHLLAVNAVGEELGFGDVPNAVVVLDADGTEVARGQGSKMEVARLLISLTADLVDAT
- the metK gene encoding methionine adenosyltransferase codes for the protein MSSSLRLFTSESVTEGHPDKICDRVSDAILDAILEQDPTARVAVETMVTTGLVHVAGEVTTERAYVEIPEIVRQEISAIGYTSSDVCFDARSCGVSVSIGQQSADIAAGVDKSLQARRDDTDIDPLDLQGAGDQGLMFGYACDDTAALMPLPIHLAHRLAERLAAVRKQGIVPGLRPDGKTQVTIGYDGQRPVSLHNLVISTQHDADRTRAWLTDALRTEVIDPVLAAEAEAGTDLGTAHTEVLINPSGQFVIGGPAGDAGLTGRKIIVDTYGGMARHGGGAFSGKDPSKVDRSASYAMRWVAKNVVAAGLARRCEIQVAYAIGSAHPVGVYVETFGTATVPEERIMKAVNEVFDLRPAAIVRDLDLLRPIYRATSSYGHFGRPGFSWEATDRVEALRQAV
- a CDS encoding primosomal protein N', producing the protein MATGYDDAVSASGEWEETARGHGVSRQGELLELPEPGQRTVTVAGVHNPVARVLLDSPVPHLDRTFDYLVPAAMAQQALPGTRVMVRFGEQEMRGWIWERGSTTTHIGRLSALRRVVSDLPVLPEGSRRLIEAVASRSCGTRSDVVRLAVPARHATTEKAERNKGPLDLATWEPLSSSDHGWQPYDGGEEFLKRLAHGEAPRAVWSALPAPQQRPPATCSAGDDGSSVPAVSPWQLCLAQAVQATLASSRSAVIVVATTHQAETLAARLRHNLEGEPVVVLSAEHGPARRYRAFLALLLGRARVVVGTRAAAFAPVHRLGLAVVWDDGDNRLEEPHAPYCHARTVLALRSTLESAGLLIGGFTRSVEAHSLVEQGWCQNLAAPRHVVRAAVPRVEVPGPAELDREGASGAARIPSLAHRALRSALQDGPVLVQVPRAGYAPLVACARCRTAAHCTVCGGPLAMDQRGRTSCRWCARTVGQWDCPECGGHGLRMATVGSTRTGEELGRAFPGVPVVVSGAREAHGVIDEVDGTPRLVVATPGAEPVAEGGYRAILLLDGGALSSRPDLGAASEALRQWSNAVVLAAPSARVVLLGGPDPVAAQALLRWDQAGFARRDLLERAELHLPPAWRVARLDGPARGVESLLAQADADGFEVLGPVTPPPVRGQATSGAVRALVRAPLSRGKALATMLGLRLRDRSAHREEPVRVELDPTRLW